In Chlamydiales bacterium, the following proteins share a genomic window:
- a CDS encoding ribonuclease E/G has protein sequence MEEILLNIESKERRYAHLRNGALYDLILERKKTRQLAGNIYRGRVTNILHNIQSAFIDINEGENGFIHISDIIENSQKLQEMFEMDFDWEYEEKEGSKAQKDADITKLLKNDQPVLVQVVKEPIGTKGARLTSNISIPGRYLVMLPNTSHRGVSRKIEDPAARERLKKLIQAFEMPKDMGLICRTASMNATQEMLIDEANDLLKTWQTIVENFNNASRPTCLYEESDLIKRAVITAVDKKFDRILVDDYATHQTCKRIYAKYSTEHDLKIELYRDKTPMFERFNVEREIDKALRRKIWLSSGGYLFFDRTEAMFTIDVNSGRSTKSSSSGDVEETLVRINMEAADEIARQLRLRNIGGLIICDFIDMRSRKNQRRVLDRLKEAMKDDSAKCTILGMSEFGLVEMTRQRSRESLMQTLFTDCPYCGGNGMIRSYETTSIEIERALKKLISAEEQFALELVSHPDVDRYLCHGDKDYFRKLAERSNAHLEFKTNDNLHLNDFKFFSTINGKQIET, from the coding sequence ATGGAAGAGATTCTTTTAAACATCGAATCAAAAGAGAGACGCTACGCCCACCTTAGAAACGGCGCGCTCTACGATCTGATTCTAGAACGAAAAAAAACAAGACAGCTCGCGGGCAATATCTATCGCGGCAGAGTGACAAACATCCTGCATAACATCCAATCAGCCTTCATCGATATCAACGAGGGGGAAAATGGATTTATCCACATCTCCGATATCATTGAAAACTCTCAAAAGCTCCAAGAGATGTTCGAAATGGATTTCGACTGGGAGTATGAGGAGAAAGAGGGATCAAAAGCGCAAAAAGATGCCGACATCACAAAACTACTAAAAAATGATCAGCCAGTTCTTGTACAGGTTGTAAAAGAGCCGATAGGAACCAAAGGAGCGAGGCTGACTTCGAACATCTCCATTCCTGGCCGCTACCTGGTGATGCTTCCAAATACCTCTCACCGAGGCGTCTCCAGAAAAATTGAGGATCCAGCAGCTCGCGAACGCCTAAAAAAACTCATTCAAGCGTTTGAGATGCCGAAAGATATGGGGCTCATCTGCCGTACTGCAAGTATGAACGCCACTCAAGAGATGCTCATTGACGAAGCTAATGATCTTCTAAAAACCTGGCAGACAATTGTAGAGAACTTTAATAACGCAAGCAGACCCACCTGTCTGTATGAAGAATCGGATCTCATCAAGCGTGCAGTGATTACCGCCGTAGATAAGAAGTTCGATCGCATACTCGTCGACGACTATGCAACTCACCAGACGTGCAAACGAATCTATGCCAAATATAGCACCGAACACGATCTAAAAATCGAACTCTATCGCGATAAGACGCCGATGTTCGAACGGTTCAACGTAGAAAGAGAGATCGATAAGGCTCTACGCAGAAAGATCTGGCTATCAAGCGGAGGCTACCTCTTCTTCGATCGCACAGAAGCGATGTTCACAATTGATGTGAACTCTGGAAGAAGCACAAAATCCTCATCATCTGGCGACGTTGAAGAGACGCTGGTACGTATCAACATGGAAGCGGCAGACGAAATTGCAAGGCAGCTTAGACTGCGCAATATCGGCGGTCTCATTATCTGCGACTTTATCGATATGCGCTCGCGAAAGAACCAGCGACGCGTTCTCGACCGATTGAAGGAAGCAATGAAAGACGACTCTGCAAAGTGCACGATCCTGGGCATGAGCGAGTTTGGCCTGGTTGAAATGACAAGACAGAGAAGCCGTGAGTCGTTAATGCAGACTCTCTTTACCGACTGCCCTTACTGCGGTGGCAATGGAATGATTAGATCATACGAGACCACTTCTATCGAGATTGAAAGAGCATTGAAAAAGCTGATTTCAGCGGAAGAGCAGTTTGCACTGGAACTCGTCTCTCACCCCGACGTAGATCGCTATCTATGCCACGGTGATAAAGACTACTTCCGTAAGCTCGCTGAAAGATCGAATGCGCACCTTGAATTTAAAACTAATGACAATCTTCACTTAAACGACTTTAAATTCTTTTCGACTATCAATGGAAAACAGATCGAAACCTGA
- a CDS encoding 1-acyl-sn-glycerol-3-phosphate acyltransferase — protein MENRSKPEKTFSAQLAEYEKKGELTPKLKQILESFYLCYKEAVKKGVSGTFDQEELFLVFLDLVRAQIASPFTFAPYHEHIRKPFDYYKFGNEFARPLIDFPHSSVHGLAHADEAVRLLKNNENVIFLANHQTEADPQAISLLLEKSHPLLAEEMIFVAGERVVTDPLAIPFSMGRNLLCIYSKRYIDHPPEDKALKQQHNKRTMQLMSELLSQGGRSIYVAPSGGRDRKNAAGVVEVAAFDPQSIEMFYLMAQRAGRPTHFYPLTLATYDLLPPPADIQIELGEVRVTQLADIHLSFGAKIDMDHFPGSDMSDKHERRKMRANYIWNLVKEDYEKITRTR, from the coding sequence ATGGAAAACAGATCGAAACCTGAAAAAACATTCTCTGCCCAGCTAGCAGAGTATGAGAAAAAAGGAGAGCTAACCCCCAAGCTTAAACAGATCTTGGAGAGCTTCTATCTCTGCTATAAAGAGGCGGTCAAGAAGGGGGTAAGTGGCACTTTCGATCAAGAGGAGCTCTTTCTGGTCTTTTTAGATCTGGTCAGAGCTCAGATCGCCTCTCCTTTTACATTTGCTCCCTACCATGAGCATATCCGTAAGCCTTTTGATTACTATAAATTCGGAAATGAGTTTGCACGTCCTCTCATAGACTTTCCCCACTCCTCAGTCCACGGCCTTGCTCACGCAGATGAAGCGGTCCGTCTCTTGAAAAATAATGAGAATGTGATTTTTCTCGCTAACCACCAGACGGAAGCCGATCCCCAGGCTATCAGCCTGCTGCTCGAGAAGAGCCACCCTCTTCTCGCAGAAGAGATGATCTTTGTCGCAGGTGAGCGCGTTGTCACCGACCCTCTAGCCATCCCCTTCAGCATGGGACGCAACCTCCTCTGCATCTACTCAAAAAGGTACATTGACCATCCCCCAGAAGATAAAGCTCTGAAACAGCAGCACAACAAACGCACCATGCAGCTCATGAGCGAGCTTCTAAGCCAAGGAGGCAGGAGCATCTACGTTGCTCCAAGCGGCGGTAGAGATCGCAAAAACGCTGCAGGCGTTGTCGAAGTGGCTGCATTCGACCCTCAGAGCATTGAGATGTTCTATCTCATGGCTCAAAGAGCAGGCAGACCCACCCACTTCTATCCATTGACACTAGCAACCTATGATCTTCTCCCTCCCCCTGCCGATATCCAGATTGAACTCGGAGAGGTCCGAGTGACACAACTCGCTGACATCCACCTCTCTTTTGGCGCGAAGATCGATATGGACCATTTTCCTGGTTCCGACATGAGCGACAAGCATGAGCGAAGAAAAATGCGAGCCAATTATATTTGGAATCTAGTAAAAGAAGATTATGAAAAAATTACTCGCACTCGTTAG